One segment of Campylobacter concisus DNA contains the following:
- a CDS encoding YajQ family cyclic di-GMP-binding protein, producing MATEHSFDISAEVDMMEVKNALETAKKEIAARYDFKGLAAEVELNEKEKFITLLSSSDNKIDALKDIVISKLIKRNIPPVAITETKREPASGGNLKATLKLNDTLDGENSKKITKAIKDSKIKVSAQIRGEEIRVTSKSIDDLQECIKLVRGLNLELPISFKNLK from the coding sequence ATGGCAACTGAGCATAGTTTTGATATAAGTGCCGAGGTCGATATGATGGAGGTTAAAAATGCTCTTGAGACGGCAAAAAAAGAGATTGCGGCTAGGTATGATTTTAAAGGGCTTGCAGCTGAAGTCGAGCTAAATGAAAAAGAGAAATTTATCACGCTTCTTAGCTCAAGTGATAATAAGATCGACGCACTAAAGGACATCGTGATCTCAAAGCTCATCAAGCGCAACATCCCACCAGTTGCGATCACGGAGACAAAAAGGGAGCCAGCGAGTGGTGGAAATTTAAAAGCGACGCTAAAGCTAAACGATACGCTTGACGGTGAAAACTCAAAAAAGATCACCAAAGCGATCAAAGACTCAAAGATCAAGGTGAGCGCGCAGATCAGGGGTGAAGAGATCAGAGTGACAAGTAAAAGCATAGATGACTTGCAGGAGTGTATAAAGCTGGTTAGGGGGTTAAATTTAGAACTTCCAATAAGCTTTAAAAATCTAAAATAA